The Parvibaculaceae bacterium PLY_AMNH_Bact1 genome window below encodes:
- a CDS encoding aminoglycoside phosphotransferase family protein (Derived by automated computational analysis using gene prediction method: Protein Homology.), which translates to MTDFTPTYEMPPGSPAAEVEINEALVRRLLQSQHPDLADLRLERFEVGFDNEIYRLGDDYTVRLPRRAAAVLCIENEQRWLPGLAERLPLPISAPIRVGGADDGYPWPWSIVPWIEGKAADLGYPQDDQASVLADFLKALHQPAPVNAPVNRVRGIPLSVRAENNEERMGRLFEETDEINPQIYQAWASGLAAPEDTQPTWLHGDLHARNVLVNGGRIAAIIDWGDITSGDRATDLAAIWMLLENQCARETAIETYIDDDPALWARAKAWAVIFGVILLDTGRVDNRRHAEMGRCILERVTEDMT; encoded by the coding sequence ATGACTGACTTCACCCCGACATACGAAATGCCGCCAGGGAGCCCAGCTGCCGAGGTTGAAATCAACGAAGCGCTCGTGCGACGGCTCCTGCAAAGCCAACACCCGGACCTCGCTGACCTGCGGTTAGAACGATTTGAAGTAGGTTTCGACAATGAAATCTATCGCCTTGGCGACGACTACACGGTGCGTCTGCCGCGCCGCGCAGCTGCAGTGCTATGCATTGAAAACGAACAGCGCTGGCTGCCAGGTCTCGCAGAGCGCCTGCCTTTGCCTATTTCCGCGCCCATCCGCGTAGGGGGTGCGGATGACGGCTATCCCTGGCCCTGGAGCATTGTTCCATGGATAGAAGGCAAAGCGGCTGACCTCGGCTACCCGCAGGACGATCAGGCATCTGTGCTTGCAGACTTCCTGAAAGCACTCCATCAACCCGCCCCAGTCAACGCCCCGGTCAACCGGGTCCGAGGCATTCCCTTGTCGGTCAGAGCGGAAAACAACGAAGAACGCATGGGACGTCTTTTCGAGGAGACAGACGAGATCAATCCGCAGATCTATCAGGCATGGGCAAGCGGGCTGGCGGCACCTGAAGACACCCAACCCACCTGGCTTCATGGTGACCTTCACGCACGCAACGTGCTCGTAAACGGGGGCCGCATTGCAGCCATTATCGATTGGGGAGACATAACCAGCGGCGACCGAGCGACCGACCTCGCCGCCATCTGGATGCTGCTCGAAAACCAATGCGCGCGGGAGACCGCCATCGAGACCTACATCGATGATGACCCGGCCCTTTGGGCCCGCGCGAAAGCCTGGGCTGTGATCTTCGGTGTCATCTTGCTTGATACGGGTCGGGTCGACAATCGCCGTCATGCGGAGATGGGACGCTGTATCCTCGAACGCGTGACGGAAGATATGACTTGA